A window of the Roseburia sp. 831b genome harbors these coding sequences:
- a CDS encoding LacI family DNA-binding transcriptional regulator: MVTIKDIARESGYSVSTVSRVLNHRSDVSPDAKQKIEEIVEKYHFVPNNNAKHLKQNATQTIAVLTKGTSNTLFANILEEIQRIMEKSSYSVVVSYLDEEANEVEQAVQILKERKPMGILFLGGNPDFFKEGFAKIDIPCVLVTTCVPFLQFPNLSSVGIDDVAAAKCAVDALMEAGHEKVGIIGGDIHNSYTSQLRYQGCRQSFLEHHHTFEEAYYSKARFSFEDAYRATKRLMKQSPDLTAIFAMSDVMAIGAIRALIDLNYKVPGDLSVIGFDGTALAEYYNPKLATIKQQYQTLAMRSVELLFGQLELKRSPVHEMVPFEFVSGESIRNI; this comes from the coding sequence ATGGTTACGATAAAAGACATAGCCAGGGAATCGGGTTATTCCGTAAGTACAGTTTCCCGTGTGCTGAATCACCGGAGTGATGTCAGTCCGGATGCAAAACAAAAAATCGAAGAGATTGTAGAAAAATATCACTTTGTGCCAAACAACAATGCCAAGCATTTGAAACAAAATGCGACGCAGACGATTGCTGTTTTGACAAAGGGAACGTCAAACACGCTGTTTGCCAATATTTTAGAAGAGATTCAAAGAATTATGGAGAAGAGCAGCTATTCAGTTGTGGTTTCTTATCTGGATGAAGAGGCGAACGAAGTGGAACAGGCGGTGCAGATTTTAAAAGAACGAAAACCGATGGGAATTCTGTTTTTAGGTGGAAATCCGGATTTTTTCAAAGAAGGATTTGCAAAGATTGATATTCCATGCGTTCTGGTGACGACCTGTGTCCCTTTTTTACAATTTCCGAATTTATCAAGCGTTGGAATCGACGATGTCGCAGCGGCAAAATGCGCAGTGGATGCATTGATGGAGGCTGGACATGAGAAGGTTGGAATTATCGGTGGTGACATTCATAATTCCTATACGTCACAGCTTCGTTATCAGGGGTGCAGACAAAGCTTTTTGGAACACCATCATACGTTTGAGGAAGCATATTATTCTAAGGCAAGATTTTCGTTTGAGGATGCATACCGTGCGACAAAGCGGTTGATGAAGCAGTCACCGGATCTGACGGCAATTTTTGCAATGTCAGATGTGATGGCGATAGGAGCAATACGGGCATTGATTGACTTGAACTATAAAGTCCCGGGTGATCTATCAGTTATTGGGTTTGATGGAACAGCATTAGCGGAATATTACAATCCGAAGTTAGCAACAATCAAGCAGCAATACCAGACACTTGCGATGAGAAGCGTGGAACTTTTGTTCGGACAGTTAGAATTAAAACGGAGTCCGGTACATGAGATGGTTCCATTTGAATTTGTAAGTGGTGAAAGTATACGAAACATATAG
- a CDS encoding chloride channel protein, with translation MLNETQKHKLKHNWHRLQTSVKWVVFSILSGLIVGAVGTSFYFSMSFVTLLRQKNPWLIFLLPIGGIMIVAFYRLLHDEKDTGTNLVLSAIHSDENLPLRMAPLIYISTLITHLFGGSAGREGAALQLGGSIGNALGKLFRFDEKDKHIMIMCGMSAAFSALFGTPMAAAIFSMEVVSVGIMYYAALVPCVISALIAHGIASSFGISPELFLIDVIPAFNPVNAIKISFLAILCAVISILFCMMLHQSEHFYKRFFPNPYLRVIVGGCLIIILTLLVGNQSYNGTGINIIAQCIDGSVRPEAFFLKMLFTALTLGAGYKGGEIVPSFFIGAAFGCLFGNLLGFSPTLCTAVGMTAVFCGVTNCPITSLLISFELFGYDGMPYFLLAISFSYMLSGYYGLYSSQKIIYSKYKTNYINRKTH, from the coding sequence ATGTTAAACGAGACACAAAAGCATAAACTAAAACATAACTGGCATCGATTACAAACCTCTGTCAAATGGGTTGTTTTTTCCATCTTATCCGGACTTATCGTGGGTGCGGTTGGAACATCTTTTTATTTTTCGATGTCCTTTGTCACGCTGCTTCGCCAGAAAAATCCGTGGCTCATCTTTTTGCTTCCAATCGGAGGTATCATGATTGTCGCCTTTTACCGGCTGCTTCATGATGAAAAAGATACCGGAACCAACCTGGTTCTCTCCGCGATTCACTCGGACGAAAATCTGCCGCTTCGCATGGCACCTTTGATTTATATCTCAACCTTAATCACGCACCTGTTCGGTGGTTCTGCCGGACGTGAGGGAGCCGCTCTCCAGCTTGGTGGAAGTATTGGAAATGCCCTTGGAAAGCTGTTCCGCTTTGATGAAAAAGACAAACACATCATGATTATGTGCGGCATGAGTGCAGCGTTTTCCGCGCTGTTTGGCACACCGATGGCAGCCGCCATCTTTTCCATGGAAGTGGTAAGCGTCGGCATTATGTATTATGCTGCTTTGGTTCCATGTGTCATCTCCGCTTTGATTGCACACGGAATTGCCTCCTCATTTGGCATCTCCCCGGAACTTTTTTTGATTGACGTCATTCCTGCATTCAATCCGGTAAATGCCATAAAAATTTCTTTTTTGGCGATTTTATGTGCCGTAATCAGCATTCTTTTTTGCATGATGCTCCATCAGTCTGAACATTTTTACAAACGGTTTTTCCCGAATCCATATCTTCGCGTTATTGTCGGTGGATGCCTTATCATTATTTTGACACTGCTTGTTGGCAACCAAAGCTACAACGGTACCGGAATCAACATTATCGCGCAGTGCATTGACGGAAGTGTCCGGCCGGAAGCTTTTTTCCTAAAAATGCTGTTTACTGCCCTTACCCTTGGTGCCGGATATAAAGGTGGCGAAATTGTCCCATCTTTCTTTATTGGCGCTGCTTTTGGCTGTCTTTTTGGAAATCTGCTTGGTTTCTCACCGACACTTTGTACCGCTGTCGGTATGACTGCCGTTTTCTGTGGCGTCACAAACTGTCCGATCACCTCATTGCTTATCAGCTTTGAATTATTCGGCTATGACGGAATGCCTTATTTTCTTTTAGCAATCTCCTTTAGCTATATGCTGTCGGGATATTATGGACTTTACAGCAGCCAGAAAATTATTTATTCGAAATATAAAACAAACTACATTAACCGCAAGACTCATTAA
- a CDS encoding vanadium nitrogenase, with protein sequence MTLLGWFLQYFIIFVILVAIAVLGVFCGKKLRENKDRKEAADAMIHSDSQDVK encoded by the coding sequence ATGACATTATTAGGATGGTTTTTGCAGTATTTTATTATTTTTGTGATTTTAGTTGCAATTGCAGTACTTGGTGTGTTCTGTGGTAAGAAATTACGTGAGAACAAAGACAGAAAAGAAGCCGCAGATGCAATGATTCATTCTGATTCACAGGATGTAAAATAA
- the alaS gene encoding alanine--tRNA ligase, with amino-acid sequence MCPNTVFGGSLKVKKFYGENELRRMYLDFFESKGHLKMNSFSLVPHNDNSLLLINAGMAPLKPYFTGQEIPPRRRVTTCQKCIRTGDIENVGKTARHLTFFEMLGNFSFGDYFKHEAIAWSWEFLTKVLGLEEDRLYPSIYGEDDEAFDIWTKEVGVAPERITRFYRDPETGECDNFWEHGAGPCGPCSEIYYDRGEKYGCGSPDCKVGCDCDRFMEVWNNVFTQFEGDGKGGYTELAQKNIDTGMGLERLAVVMQDVDSVFDIDTMKAIRDKVCEISGKTYQTDAMDDVSIRLITDHIRSSTFMVSDGIMPSNEGRGYVLRRIIRRAARHGKMLGIQGNFLDKIAMVVINESKDGYPELEEKKDFILKVLTQEEEKFAKTIDQGLAILDEMEKKMQEKGQKVLSGDDAFKLYDTYGFPMDLTQEILEEKGFTIDEEGFQKAMDVQRETARKNRKTTNYIGADATVYDEIDPAITSEFVGYDNLSVTSKVSVLTTETELVEALSEGEVGTIIVEKTPFYATMGGQQGDKGVIRTANGEFKVEDTIKLLGGKVGHIGKMVSGMIQNGEEVELVVDAALRAKTCKNHSATHLLQKALREVLGTHVEQAGSYQDADRTRFDFSHFQAMTPEEIAKVEQIVNEKIADALPVVTEVMSVEDAKKTGAMALFGEKYGEKVRVVSMGDFSKEFCGGTHVKNTAEITTFKIISESGVAAGVRRIEAITGENVFAYYKNMEDELEKAAKAAKATPATLVEKIEHMMTEIKSLNSELESLKSKAAKEALGDVMDQVVDVKGVKLLATSVQGVDMNGLRDLGDQLKGKLGEGVVVLASESDGKVNLVAMATEEAMKSGAHAGNLIKAIAGKVGGGGGGRPNMAQAGGKNPAGIPDAIAEAKTALESQVK; translated from the coding sequence ATGTGCCCAAATACAGTTTTTGGAGGAAGTTTAAAAGTGAAGAAGTTTTACGGAGAAAACGAACTGCGTAGAATGTACCTTGACTTTTTTGAGAGCAAGGGACATCTTAAGATGAACAGTTTTTCATTAGTACCACATAATGATAACAGTTTATTATTGATCAATGCCGGAATGGCACCATTAAAACCATATTTTACAGGACAGGAGATTCCACCAAGAAGAAGAGTGACAACCTGTCAGAAATGTATTCGTACCGGCGATATTGAAAACGTTGGTAAGACAGCAAGACATCTGACATTCTTCGAAATGTTGGGTAACTTTTCTTTTGGTGATTATTTTAAACATGAAGCAATTGCCTGGAGTTGGGAATTCTTAACCAAAGTATTAGGCTTGGAAGAAGACAGACTTTATCCTTCCATTTACGGAGAGGATGATGAGGCTTTTGATATCTGGACCAAAGAAGTGGGTGTTGCACCGGAACGTATCACAAGATTTTACCGTGATCCGGAGACCGGAGAGTGCGATAACTTCTGGGAACACGGCGCAGGACCATGTGGACCATGTTCTGAGATTTATTATGACCGTGGAGAAAAATACGGTTGTGGCAGCCCTGACTGTAAAGTTGGCTGTGACTGTGACCGTTTCATGGAAGTTTGGAACAACGTATTTACCCAGTTTGAGGGAGATGGCAAGGGCGGTTATACAGAACTTGCCCAGAAGAACATTGATACCGGTATGGGATTAGAGAGACTTGCAGTTGTAATGCAGGATGTAGATTCTGTTTTTGACATTGATACAATGAAAGCAATCCGTGATAAAGTCTGTGAAATCTCCGGCAAGACATATCAGACAGATGCAATGGATGATGTATCCATTCGTCTGATTACAGACCATATCCGTTCTTCAACTTTCATGGTATCCGATGGAATTATGCCTTCCAATGAAGGACGCGGTTATGTGCTCCGCCGTATCATCCGTCGTGCAGCACGTCATGGAAAGATGTTAGGAATTCAAGGCAATTTCTTAGACAAGATCGCAATGGTTGTCATCAACGAAAGTAAAGACGGCTATCCGGAATTAGAAGAGAAGAAAGATTTCATTTTGAAAGTCTTAACGCAGGAAGAAGAAAAATTTGCAAAGACAATCGATCAGGGTCTTGCAATTTTAGATGAGATGGAGAAGAAAATGCAGGAGAAAGGACAGAAGGTACTGTCCGGTGACGATGCATTTAAGCTTTATGATACTTATGGATTCCCAATGGATTTGACACAGGAAATCTTAGAGGAAAAAGGCTTCACCATTGACGAGGAAGGCTTTCAGAAGGCAATGGATGTGCAGAGAGAGACTGCAAGAAAGAATCGTAAGACAACAAACTATATTGGTGCAGATGCAACCGTATATGATGAGATTGATCCAGCCATCACATCTGAATTTGTTGGCTATGACAATCTGAGTGTTACATCAAAAGTATCGGTTCTTACCACAGAGACAGAGCTTGTAGAAGCATTGTCGGAAGGTGAAGTGGGAACTATTATCGTAGAAAAGACACCATTTTATGCTACCATGGGTGGCCAGCAGGGCGATAAAGGTGTGATTCGTACTGCAAACGGTGAATTCAAGGTCGAAGATACCATCAAATTATTAGGTGGAAAAGTAGGTCATATCGGTAAAATGGTAAGCGGTATGATTCAAAATGGCGAGGAAGTGGAGCTTGTTGTTGACGCAGCACTTCGTGCAAAGACATGTAAGAACCATTCTGCAACCCACCTGTTACAGAAAGCACTCCGTGAAGTACTTGGTACACATGTAGAACAGGCAGGTTCTTATCAGGATGCAGACAGAACACGTTTTGACTTTTCACATTTCCAGGCTATGACACCAGAGGAAATTGCAAAAGTAGAACAGATTGTCAACGAGAAGATTGCAGATGCTCTTCCGGTTGTGACAGAAGTAATGTCTGTGGAAGATGCGAAAAAGACAGGTGCAATGGCACTCTTTGGTGAAAAATATGGCGAAAAAGTACGTGTCGTATCCATGGGAGATTTCTCAAAGGAATTCTGTGGTGGTACCCACGTAAAGAATACCGCAGAGATTACAACTTTCAAGATTATATCTGAGAGTGGTGTTGCTGCTGGTGTACGCCGTATTGAGGCAATCACAGGCGAGAATGTTTTTGCATATTATAAAAATATGGAGGATGAGCTTGAGAAGGCTGCAAAAGCTGCAAAAGCAACTCCGGCAACTTTGGTAGAAAAGATTGAACACATGATGACAGAAATCAAGAGCCTTAACAGCGAGTTAGAGTCTTTAAAGAGCAAGGCTGCAAAAGAAGCACTTGGTGATGTTATGGATCAGGTTGTGGATGTAAAAGGCGTTAAACTTCTTGCAACAAGTGTTCAGGGCGTTGATATGAACGGTCTTCGAGATTTAGGAGATCAGTTGAAAGGCAAGCTTGGCGAAGGCGTTGTTGTTTTAGCATCCGAGTCAGACGGTAAAGTGAACTTAGTTGCAATGGCAACAGAGGAAGCAATGAAGAGCGGAGCTCATGCTGGAAATCTGATTAAGGCAATCGCCGGAAAAGTTGGCGGTGGCGGCGGCGGCCGTCCAAACATGGCACAGGCAGGAGGAAAAAATCCTGCTGGTATTCCAGATGCAATTGCAGAGGCAAAGACAGCTTTGGAGAGTCAGGTAAAATAG
- a CDS encoding purine-nucleoside phosphorylase, with translation MNPVYEKLLKCFESYQKKIDFKPEVALILGSGLGDYADDIKVVDTLDYHDIEGFPVSTVPGHKGRFIFGYVGDVPVVCMQGRVHYYEGYEMSDVVLPTRLMKMMGAKVLFLTNAAGGIKQGFQAGDFMLITGQISSFVPSPLRGANIDELGTRFPDMSHIYDEDLQTIVKKTALNLNIPLKEGVYVQFSGPAYESPEEITMARMIGADAAGMSTACEAVAANHMGMKIVGISCISNMASGISPVPLTHTEIQETADRVAPMFKQLVTEAIKNISKSLA, from the coding sequence ATGAATCCAGTATACGAAAAATTATTAAAATGTTTTGAAAGTTATCAAAAGAAAATTGATTTTAAGCCAGAGGTGGCATTGATTCTTGGCTCAGGACTTGGCGATTACGCAGATGATATAAAAGTAGTGGATACGTTAGATTATCACGATATCGAGGGATTTCCGGTATCTACCGTTCCAGGCCACAAAGGAAGATTTATTTTTGGATATGTTGGGGATGTTCCGGTTGTCTGTATGCAGGGACGTGTGCATTATTATGAAGGATATGAGATGTCCGACGTTGTGCTTCCAACCAGATTGATGAAGATGATGGGCGCTAAAGTATTGTTTTTGACAAATGCTGCAGGCGGTATCAAACAGGGATTCCAGGCGGGAGATTTCATGCTGATTACCGGTCAGATTTCCAGCTTTGTTCCATCCCCGCTTCGCGGAGCAAACATCGATGAATTAGGAACCAGATTCCCGGATATGAGTCATATTTACGATGAGGATTTGCAGACCATTGTAAAGAAAACAGCGTTAAACCTTAACATTCCATTAAAAGAGGGCGTTTACGTTCAGTTTTCCGGTCCGGCATACGAATCCCCGGAGGAGATTACAATGGCACGCATGATTGGAGCGGATGCAGCCGGCATGAGTACGGCATGTGAGGCAGTTGCTGCAAACCATATGGGAATGAAGATTGTAGGAATTTCCTGTATTTCCAATATGGCATCCGGAATCTCACCGGTTCCTCTGACACATACAGAGATTCAGGAGACCGCAGACCGTGTTGCTCCGATGTTTAAACAGCTTGTGACAGAGGCCATCAAGAACATCAGCAAAAGTCTTGCTTAA
- the malQ gene encoding 4-alpha-glucanotransferase — MRSSGVLMHISSLPSPYGIGTMGKEARKFVDFLEKGGQKYWQILPICPTSYGDSPYQSFSSFAGNPYFIDLEYLCKDKLLTKKECESFDWGGSVRYVDYGTMYESRYALLKKAYARFLKNEPADFAEFCKKEADWLEDYALFMALKDANDGVAWFEWDEKLKLRDAKAIEEARKEYAEDINFYRMLQYFFFKQWWDLKEYANERGIEIIGDVPIYVAGDSADVWANPKQFYLDEELNPIDVAGCPPDAFSEDGQLWGNPLFRWDVMKKDGYTWWTKRIGAMSKLYDIVRIDHFRGFDSYYAIPAKDDTAKNGEWRKGPGMDLFNTLEKKLGKLSIIVEDLGFLTPSVIKLVEDSGFPGMRVVQFAFDSRDDSNYLPHNYCEHSVVYTGTHDNDTIMGWFKTAPKASVKFAKEYLNLTKEEGYNWGMMRGAWSSVSELAIVPMQDLIGAGSEARMNTPSTLGNNWKWRATSDQITNALAKRLDKYMQMYGRSYHLKDEKAKEAATKEAETK, encoded by the coding sequence ATGAGAAGTAGTGGTGTTTTAATGCACATTTCATCTTTGCCATCTCCTTATGGAATTGGTACGATGGGAAAAGAAGCAAGAAAATTTGTTGACTTTTTGGAAAAGGGAGGTCAGAAATACTGGCAGATTCTCCCAATCTGTCCGACAAGTTATGGAGATTCTCCATACCAGTCATTTTCCAGTTTCGCAGGAAATCCATATTTTATTGACTTAGAGTATCTTTGCAAGGACAAATTGCTTACCAAGAAAGAATGTGAGTCCTTCGACTGGGGCGGAAGTGTCCGTTATGTAGATTATGGTACCATGTATGAATCCAGATATGCATTATTAAAGAAAGCATATGCAAGATTTTTGAAAAATGAACCGGCAGATTTTGCAGAGTTTTGTAAAAAAGAAGCGGACTGGTTAGAAGATTACGCATTGTTTATGGCACTCAAGGATGCAAACGATGGTGTTGCATGGTTTGAGTGGGATGAGAAGTTAAAACTTCGCGATGCAAAAGCAATCGAAGAAGCAAGAAAAGAATATGCAGAGGATATTAATTTCTATCGCATGCTTCAGTATTTCTTCTTCAAACAGTGGTGGGATTTAAAAGAGTATGCAAATGAGCGCGGAATCGAAATCATCGGTGATGTTCCAATTTACGTTGCCGGAGACAGCGCAGATGTATGGGCAAATCCAAAACAGTTCTATTTAGATGAAGAGTTAAATCCAATCGATGTTGCAGGATGCCCTCCAGATGCATTTTCTGAGGACGGTCAGCTTTGGGGCAACCCATTATTCCGCTGGGATGTCATGAAAAAAGATGGCTATACCTGGTGGACAAAGCGTATCGGCGCAATGTCAAAACTTTACGATATCGTCCGTATCGACCATTTCCGTGGATTTGATTCTTACTATGCAATTCCAGCAAAAGATGATACCGCAAAAAATGGTGAGTGGAGAAAAGGTCCTGGAATGGATTTGTTCAACACCTTAGAGAAAAAACTTGGAAAATTATCCATTATCGTAGAAGACTTGGGATTCTTGACACCATCCGTTATCAAATTAGTAGAAGATTCCGGATTCCCAGGTATGCGTGTGGTACAGTTTGCGTTTGACAGCAGAGATGACAGCAATTATCTGCCACATAACTACTGTGAGCACAGTGTTGTATACACAGGAACACATGATAACGACACCATTATGGGATGGTTTAAGACAGCTCCAAAGGCAAGTGTCAAATTTGCAAAAGAGTACTTAAATCTGACCAAAGAAGAAGGCTACAACTGGGGTATGATGCGTGGCGCATGGTCAAGTGTCAGCGAACTTGCCATCGTTCCAATGCAGGATTTAATTGGAGCTGGCTCTGAGGCGCGTATGAACACACCTTCTACCTTAGGAAATAACTGGAAATGGCGTGCAACATCCGACCAGATTACCAATGCCCTTGCAAAACGTCTCGACAAATATATGCAGATGTATGGCCGTTCTTACCATTTGAAAGACGAAAAAGCAAAAGAAGCTGCCACAAAAGAGGCAGAAACCAAATAA
- the spoIVA gene encoding stage IV sporulation protein A — protein sequence MEKISENREFNLYQDMKERTNGELYIGVVGPVRTGKSTFIKRFMDLMVLPFMEDEAMKERTMDELPQSAAGKTIMTTEPKFIPQEAAQIRLNDENTIKVRLVDSVGFMVNGASGHMEGNGNRMVKTPWSEEEIPFVEAAQIGTEKVIKDHATIGIVITTDGTIGEIEREAYVEPELKAVSQLSQIGKPFVVVLNSKKPYSDETIKLAQSLQEEYVTPVIPVNCEQLRKEDVNRILESMLYEFPISRVEFKIPKWTEMLPQDHRMKQAMIAKAKEILSSMRKARDVAKKYENPEEYISNIILEELDLSNGCVKIRMDLFEKYYYENMSELTGVPIQGEYQLIAMVKEMAERKESYEKIADAYEAVQMKGYGVIRPQLSDISLEEPVLIRHGNKFGVKMKATSPSVHMIKANIETEIAPIVGNEEQANDLIAYIKQGAQSDEGVWETSIFGKSLGELMEDGIRNKIMLMDDECQMKLQDTMQKIVNDSNGGLVCIII from the coding sequence ATGGAAAAAATAAGTGAAAACAGAGAATTCAATCTCTATCAGGATATGAAAGAGAGAACCAACGGAGAACTCTATATCGGGGTGGTAGGTCCGGTCCGAACCGGAAAATCGACGTTTATCAAAAGGTTTATGGATTTGATGGTGCTCCCTTTTATGGAAGATGAGGCGATGAAGGAGCGAACCATGGATGAACTGCCACAGTCTGCGGCGGGCAAGACGATTATGACAACAGAGCCAAAGTTTATACCACAGGAGGCGGCACAGATTCGCTTAAACGATGAAAATACGATAAAGGTTCGCCTCGTGGACAGTGTTGGTTTTATGGTAAATGGTGCATCCGGTCATATGGAGGGAAATGGAAACCGTATGGTAAAAACGCCTTGGTCAGAGGAGGAAATTCCATTTGTGGAGGCAGCGCAGATTGGAACCGAAAAAGTGATTAAGGACCATGCGACGATTGGCATTGTCATCACAACGGACGGAACGATTGGTGAAATTGAGAGGGAAGCCTATGTGGAGCCGGAACTTAAAGCAGTGTCACAGCTTAGCCAGATTGGAAAACCATTTGTAGTTGTATTGAATTCCAAGAAGCCTTACAGTGATGAGACGATAAAACTGGCACAATCGCTGCAGGAAGAATATGTAACGCCTGTCATTCCGGTAAACTGTGAACAGCTTCGAAAAGAGGATGTCAACCGGATTTTAGAAAGCATGTTATACGAATTCCCAATCAGCCGGGTAGAATTTAAAATCCCAAAATGGACGGAGATGCTGCCACAGGATCACCGCATGAAACAGGCCATGATAGCGAAGGCAAAAGAAATTTTATCTTCCATGCGAAAAGCAAGAGATGTTGCGAAAAAATACGAAAATCCAGAGGAATATATCAGCAATATTATCTTAGAAGAACTTGACCTTTCCAATGGCTGTGTAAAAATCCGGATGGATCTTTTTGAAAAATATTATTACGAGAATATGAGCGAACTTACCGGTGTGCCAATTCAGGGAGAATACCAGTTGATAGCAATGGTAAAAGAGATGGCAGAACGGAAAGAATCCTATGAAAAAATTGCGGACGCCTACGAGGCGGTTCAGATGAAAGGGTATGGCGTGATTCGCCCACAGTTATCGGACATTTCCCTAGAGGAGCCGGTATTGATTCGCCATGGAAACAAATTTGGGGTAAAGATGAAAGCGACATCCCCTTCGGTACATATGATTAAGGCGAATATTGAGACAGAGATTGCGCCGATTGTCGGAAATGAAGAGCAGGCAAACGATTTGATTGCTTATATCAAGCAAGGGGCGCAGAGCGATGAGGGTGTCTGGGAGACGAGTATTTTTGGAAAATCATTAGGAGAACTGATGGAAGACGGCATCCGCAATAAGATTATGTTAATGGATGATGAATGCCAGATGAAGCTGCAGGATACCATGCAAAAAATCGTCAATGACAGCAACGGAGGACTTGTCTGCATTATCATTTAA
- a CDS encoding 6-carboxytetrahydropterin synthase yields MKYYVLKYRLPMSHSSTMQKENSHHHVIEITVQAEYDQQTFIEFQDMEKVLNQCLNPYKNQYLNEMEEFHEDTSIENITEVFYEKLSQAFANEGWNLTKIEVGENPLRVYIIQTNHV; encoded by the coding sequence ATGAAATATTATGTATTGAAATATCGGCTACCGATGAGCCACAGCAGTACCATGCAAAAAGAAAACAGTCATCATCATGTCATCGAAATAACGGTGCAGGCGGAATACGACCAGCAGACATTTATTGAATTCCAGGATATGGAAAAGGTGCTAAATCAATGTCTGAACCCATATAAGAATCAATATCTCAATGAGATGGAAGAGTTTCATGAGGATACCAGTATCGAGAATATCACAGAAGTATTTTATGAGAAATTATCACAGGCATTTGCAAATGAGGGGTGGAACCTTACCAAGATAGAAGTTGGCGAGAATCCGCTAAGGGTCTACATCATACAAACCAATCATGTTTAA
- a CDS encoding MBL fold metallo-hydrolase has product MKVEFLHHSSFLIEVDDKVLIFDYFQGDRVKNYHFTGVLPEYESDTPIYLFASHKHQDHFDLDNLRLAEKYSNIHFIFSKDTKSSPNFLKRHGINPDVTKKICYVGPNAKYKVEDLNIETYRSTDAGVAFYVETNGAAFFHAGDLNDWKWEGAGDLVNGMMESNYKAQIRKLANKPINLAFVPMDPRMGKYQDAGIDYFLRHTDAEYVFPMHMWQDYSGIERYCKKLSNAQMAQRIVPIVHENQIFDILEKK; this is encoded by the coding sequence ATGAAAGTCGAATTTTTACATCATAGCAGTTTCTTGATTGAGGTTGACGATAAGGTTCTTATTTTCGATTATTTCCAGGGAGACAGAGTAAAGAATTATCATTTTACAGGCGTATTGCCGGAATATGAAAGCGATACGCCAATCTACCTGTTTGCCAGCCACAAGCATCAGGATCATTTTGACTTGGACAACCTTAGATTGGCAGAAAAGTATTCGAATATCCATTTTATTTTTTCAAAGGATACCAAAAGCAGTCCGAATTTTTTGAAAAGACATGGAATCAACCCGGACGTCACAAAAAAGATTTGTTATGTCGGACCAAATGCAAAATACAAGGTAGAGGATTTAAACATCGAGACGTATCGCTCCACGGATGCGGGTGTTGCTTTTTATGTGGAGACGAACGGCGCTGCCTTTTTCCATGCAGGGGATTTGAACGACTGGAAGTGGGAAGGTGCAGGAGACCTTGTCAATGGCATGATGGAATCGAATTACAAGGCACAGATTCGCAAGCTTGCGAATAAACCGATCAATCTTGCTTTTGTTCCGATGGATCCGCGCATGGGAAAATACCAGGATGCGGGAATCGATTATTTTTTGCGTCACACGGATGCTGAGTATGTGTTTCCAATGCATATGTGGCAGGACTATTCCGGGATAGAACGGTATTGTAAAAAGCTTTCGAATGCACAGATGGCACAAAGAATTGTTCCAATTGTACATGAAAATCAGATTTTTGATATTTTAGAGAAAAAATGA